The following coding sequences are from one Triticum aestivum cultivar Chinese Spring chromosome 5A, IWGSC CS RefSeq v2.1, whole genome shotgun sequence window:
- the LOC123101837 gene encoding translation initiation factor IF-2 codes for MPPTFAAINEVLDRTKEGIGAKGVDFAVAAALAKGLPRFQLTTSNSQPLEPKDSTKRDAGHRNQKGIEQIGQDGAGLLHKTPMRSARRPPRRDPRPLPPCYPRSQEDSHPAPTGATCRGMHAEHTIRGCPPEKKQQRTPRRPLAPPARPRPLAPAPPPPPFALSRSSPLLPSLPPLLHSSGAARHALRRGIPFVAGAAVEPVHRAQAAAGAALRRRIPFAAARRSPSRRPGAALRRGPQVAEPPPPPFDAARRFPSRQRTPPRPPAAPEPQCDGPKPEIHNTGGLSRRGFPAGFVFGTAASAYQVEGMARQGGRRPSIWDAFAAIPGTIAGNGTADVTVDEYHRYKEDVSIMKEMGFDAYRFSISWWRIFPDGTGKVNQEGVDHYNRLIDYMLQQDN; via the exons atgccgccgaccTTCGCCGCCATTAATGA AGTACTAGACAGAACCAAGGAGGGGATCGGCGCCAAAGGCGTCGACTTCGCTGTGGCCGCCGCGCTGGCCAAGGGGTTACCCCGGTTCCAACTCACAACCTCGAACTCCCAACCACTCGAGCCAAAGGACAGCACCAAGAGGGACGCCGGCCACCGGAATCAGAAGGGGATCGAGCAGATCGGGCAAGATGGGGCGGGCCTTCTCCACAAGACGCCGATGCGGTCCGCGAGGAGACCACCGCGTCGCGACCCACGCCCGCTGCCCCCTTGCTACCCACGCAGCCAAGAGGACAGCCATCCAGCGCCCACCGGCGCCACCTGCCGAGGGATGCACGCCGAGCACACCATCCGGGGCTGCCCCCCCG AAAAAAAGCAACAACGCACGCCCCGACGTCCTCTCGCCCCACCCGCACGACCTCGACCTctcgcccctgctcctcctcccccgccgttCGCCCTCTCCCGTTCCTCGCCGCTCCTCCCGAGCCTCCCGCCGCTCCTCCATTCCTCCGGAGCCGCCCGCCACGCCCTTCGCCGCGGGATCCCCTTCGTCGCGggagccgccgtcgagcccgtCCATCGCGCCCAAGCCGCCGCCGGAGCAGCCCTGCGCCGCAGGATCCCCTTCGCCGCGGCTCGCAGGTCGCcgagccgccgccccggagccgccCTTCGCCGTGGTCCGCAGGTCGccgagccgccgcccccgcccttCGACGCGGCCCGCAGGTTCCCTAGCCGCCAACGCACACCCCCACGTCCTCCCGCCGCCCCGGAGCCGCAATGCGACGGGCCCAAACCGGAGATCCACAACACGGGCGGGCTGAGCCGGCGGGGCTTCCCGGCTGGGTTCGTGTTCGGGACGGCCGCGTCGGCGTACCAGGTGGAGGGCATGGCGAGGCAGGGCGGGCGCAGGCCCAGCATCTGGGACGCCTTTGCAGCCATACCGGGGACGATCGCCGGCAATGGCACCGCCGACGTGACGGTCGATGAGTACCATAGGTACAAG GAGGATGTGAGCATAATGAAGGAAATGGGCTTCGACGCGTACCGGTTCTCGATCTCCTGGTGGAGGATTTTCCCAG ATGGGACTGGGAAGGTGAACCAGGAAGGAGTGGACCACTACAACAGGCTCATAGATTACATGCTCCAGCAAGATAACTGA